The following proteins are co-located in the Legionella busanensis genome:
- the rpsG gene encoding 30S ribosomal protein S7 has product MPRRREVPKREILPDPKYHSELLAKFINVLMVSGKKSTAEKIIYGALAQLADRVKKAKKHDEEGGESGSATGTNLVLRYFEQALDNVRPTVEVRSRRVGGATYQVPVEVRTDRSIALGMRWIVQAARSRGEKGMMLRLAGELMDAYENKGSAAKKREDTHKMAKANQAFAHFRWN; this is encoded by the coding sequence ATGCCTAGAAGAAGAGAAGTCCCTAAACGCGAAATTTTGCCTGATCCAAAATATCATAGTGAATTATTGGCGAAATTTATCAATGTATTAATGGTAAGCGGTAAAAAATCAACTGCTGAAAAAATTATATACGGTGCCTTAGCCCAATTAGCTGATCGAGTTAAAAAAGCGAAAAAGCATGATGAAGAAGGCGGTGAAAGTGGCAGTGCTACTGGTACAAACCTCGTCTTACGATATTTTGAGCAAGCACTTGATAATGTTAGGCCTACTGTTGAAGTTCGTTCACGACGAGTAGGTGGCGCAACTTATCAAGTTCCAGTTGAAGTTCGTACCGATCGTAGCATAGCTTTGGGTATGCGTTGGATTGTTCAAGCTGCTCGTTCACGTGGTGAAAAAGGAATGATGCTACGTTTAGCTGGCGAACTTATGGATGCTTATGAAAATAAAGGCTCTGCTGCTAAGAAACGTGAAGATACTCATAAAATGGCTAAAGCTAACCAAGCTTTTGCACATTTTAGATGGAACTAA
- the rplJ gene encoding 50S ribosomal protein L10, whose protein sequence is MTITLAAKKAVVEEVTEVASKAVSAVVADYRGLTVNQMTQLRTEARKSGVYLRVVRNTLTRRAFENTQFSCLSDKLVGPLFIALSLEAPSDAARLLKEFVKTFEKLEIKALSVGGKVYEPAQLEAVASLPTRDEALAKLMYVMKAPVEKFVRTLAEPHAKLVRTIAAIKDQKEQTA, encoded by the coding sequence GTGACGATAACTTTAGCTGCAAAAAAGGCCGTTGTTGAAGAGGTAACAGAAGTTGCTTCTAAAGCTGTATCGGCTGTAGTTGCTGATTATCGCGGTTTGACTGTGAATCAAATGACTCAATTACGAACGGAAGCTCGAAAGTCAGGTGTGTATTTACGTGTTGTTCGTAACACGCTTACTCGCCGTGCTTTCGAAAACACTCAGTTCTCTTGCCTAAGCGATAAATTGGTTGGTCCTTTATTTATAGCACTTTCGCTAGAGGCCCCAAGCGATGCGGCACGTTTGCTAAAAGAGTTCGTAAAGACATTTGAAAAGCTTGAAATCAAAGCATTATCTGTAGGTGGGAAAGTCTATGAACCAGCTCAACTTGAAGCGGTCGCTAGCTTACCTACACGTGATGAAGCATTAGCTAAGCTAATGTATGTGATGAAAGCACCAGTAGAGAAATTTGTTCGTACTCTTGCAGAACCTCATGCCAAGTTGGTGAGAACAATCGCTGCAATTAAAGATCAAAAAGAACAAACTGCATAA
- the rpsL gene encoding 30S ribosomal protein S12 has product MATINQLVRKPRVQAKKKSNVPALESCPQRRGVCTRVYTTTPKKPNSAMRKVTRVRLTNGFEVTSYIGGEGHNLQEHSVVLIRGGRVKDLPGVRYHTIRGSLDTSGVNDRKQGRSKYGTKKPKDKK; this is encoded by the coding sequence ATGGCTACTATTAACCAGTTAGTAAGAAAGCCTCGGGTACAAGCAAAAAAGAAAAGTAATGTCCCTGCGCTAGAATCATGTCCCCAACGTCGTGGCGTATGCACACGTGTCTATACAACTACACCCAAAAAACCTAACTCAGCGATGCGTAAGGTAACTCGTGTTCGGCTCACAAATGGTTTTGAAGTAACTTCCTATATTGGTGGTGAGGGACACAATTTACAGGAGCACTCTGTAGTGCTAATACGAGGTGGACGTGTTAAAGACTTACCAGGTGTGCGCTATCATACTATTCGTGGAAGTCTAGATACCTCAGGTGTCAATGATCGTAAGCAAGGACGTTCTAAATACGGAACCAAAAAGCCCAAAGATAAGAAATAA
- the rpoB gene encoding DNA-directed RNA polymerase subunit beta translates to MATAKATPQYYSHAEQKRFRKSFGRQADKMAIPNLLDIQLKSYADFLKADSNSNLYQNTGLHAAFLSVFPIHSFSGNAKLEYVSYKLGEPAFDVRECKLRGLTYSAPLRVKIRLVVLDKDAPGEPKPIKDIREQDVFMGEIPLMTDVGTFVINGTERVVVSQLHRSPGVIFEHDRGKTHSSGKLLYSARIIPYRGSWLDFEFDPKDCVFVRIDRRRKLPVTILLRALGYEVEEILTEFFETTVCTLKNGEFHINLIPSRLRGEIASFNINVPDTNELIVEQGRRITARHIRLMEKSSMQDLVVPHDYLVGKILAKNIINTETGEMLAQANDEVTSELLDQLAEQGILTFDMIYTNDLDHGSYISDTLKIDPTTNQLEALVEIYRMMRPGEPPTKEAAEALFKNLFFAEDRYDLSAVGRMKFNRRVGRKDDTGPGTLTKEDILAVIKTLIDIRNGIGMVDDIDHLGNRRVRSVGEMAENQFRVGLVRVERAVKERLSLVESENLMPQDLINAKPVSAAIKEFFGSSQLSQFMDQVNPLSGVTHKRRVSALGPGGLTRERAGFEVRDVHTTHYGRVCPIETPEGPNIGLINSLSVYARTNDYGFIETPCRKVVDGRVTDEIEYLSAIEEVDQYIAQSTVAVDEKGNITADLVPCRHQNEFSLTTPDKINYMDVSPKQIVSVAASLIPFLEHDDANRALMGSNMQRQAVPTLRSEKPLVGTGMERTVASDSGVSVVAKRGGIIDLVDASRIVVRVNDEETSAGETGVDIYNLTKYFRSNQDTCINQRPIVAKGDKIRRGDVLADGPCTDMGELALGQNLLVAFMPWNGYNFEDSILISERIVQEERFTTIHIEELTCIARDTKLGTEEITADIPNVGESALASLDESGVVYIGAEVNAGDILVGKVTPKGETQLTPEEKLLRAIFGEKASDVKDSSLRVPSGMNGTVIDVQVFTRDGLEKDERAKSIEEEHLARVRKDLIDERRIREEDIYHRVFNLLLNKSATGGPSNIKAGTKISEDYLNSITREKWFDIRVDDDAISQQLEQLSKQLELLSKEMEKRFNDSRKKIVQGDDLAPGVLKIVKVYLAVKRRIQPGDKMAGRHGNKGVISIVVPVEDMPYMEDGTAVDIVLNPLGVPSRMNIGQVLETHLGLAAKGLGNRIANLIDEERPLKEIRNFLDEIYNHDGMQRVNLDSLNESQLKLLADNLRNGVPMATPVFDGASEAEIKSMLELAGLPADGKTTLIDGRTGRKFDNPVTVGYMYMLKLNHLVDDKMHARSTGSYSLVTQQPLGGKAQFGGQRFGEMEVWALEAYGAAYTLQEMLTVKSDDVGGRTKIYKNIVDGDHRMDPGMPESFNVLLKEIRALGIDIELDHD, encoded by the coding sequence ATGGCCACTGCAAAAGCTACCCCTCAATACTATTCCCATGCTGAGCAAAAACGATTTCGCAAAAGCTTTGGTAGGCAGGCTGATAAAATGGCTATTCCCAACCTGCTTGATATTCAGCTGAAATCTTATGCGGATTTTTTAAAGGCTGATTCAAATTCAAATTTATACCAGAATACAGGTCTTCATGCAGCCTTTTTATCAGTTTTCCCTATACACAGCTTTTCAGGTAACGCAAAACTCGAGTACGTAAGTTATAAGTTAGGCGAACCTGCATTTGATGTTCGTGAATGTAAATTACGTGGTTTAACTTATTCAGCACCTTTACGAGTAAAAATTAGACTTGTTGTTTTAGATAAAGATGCTCCAGGTGAGCCAAAACCAATCAAAGATATACGTGAACAAGACGTATTTATGGGTGAAATTCCCTTAATGACTGATGTAGGTACGTTTGTAATTAATGGTACAGAGCGGGTAGTGGTTTCCCAGCTCCATCGATCTCCTGGTGTAATATTTGAGCATGATAGAGGTAAGACTCATTCATCAGGAAAATTATTATATTCAGCAAGGATTATTCCTTATCGTGGTTCATGGCTAGACTTTGAGTTTGATCCTAAAGATTGTGTTTTTGTAAGAATTGATCGCCGACGTAAGTTACCCGTTACTATTTTACTTCGTGCTTTAGGTTACGAAGTTGAAGAAATACTGACAGAATTTTTTGAAACAACAGTTTGTACATTAAAAAATGGTGAATTTCATATTAATTTAATTCCTTCACGTTTACGTGGAGAAATTGCTTCTTTTAACATTAATGTTCCTGATACAAATGAACTAATCGTAGAACAAGGTCGTCGGATTACAGCGCGCCATATTCGATTAATGGAAAAGAGTAGTATGCAAGATCTTGTTGTGCCACATGATTATTTAGTTGGTAAGATACTTGCAAAAAATATTATTAATACTGAGACAGGTGAAATGTTAGCGCAAGCTAATGATGAAGTAACTTCTGAGTTGCTTGATCAGTTAGCAGAACAAGGCATTTTAACCTTCGATATGATTTACACCAATGATTTAGATCATGGTTCTTATATTTCAGATACATTAAAAATTGATCCTACTACGAATCAATTAGAAGCGTTAGTTGAAATTTATCGTATGATGCGTCCTGGTGAGCCACCTACAAAAGAAGCAGCTGAAGCTCTCTTTAAGAATTTGTTCTTCGCTGAAGATCGCTATGATCTTTCTGCCGTAGGTCGTATGAAGTTTAATCGCCGTGTTGGTCGCAAAGACGATACAGGTCCAGGTACCCTTACTAAAGAAGATATCCTTGCTGTTATTAAGACACTTATTGATATTCGTAATGGTATTGGTATGGTGGATGATATTGATCACTTAGGTAATCGCCGAGTAAGAAGTGTAGGCGAGATGGCTGAAAATCAATTTAGAGTTGGATTGGTTCGTGTAGAACGTGCCGTTAAAGAACGCTTAAGTTTGGTAGAATCAGAAAACTTAATGCCACAGGATTTAATTAATGCTAAACCTGTTTCGGCTGCTATTAAAGAATTCTTTGGCTCAAGCCAACTTTCTCAATTTATGGATCAAGTAAATCCTCTTTCTGGGGTAACACATAAACGCCGTGTTTCAGCATTAGGCCCTGGTGGTTTAACGCGTGAGCGTGCAGGTTTTGAAGTGCGTGACGTACATACAACCCACTATGGTCGTGTATGTCCAATTGAAACCCCTGAAGGCCCGAATATCGGTTTGATTAATTCACTATCAGTTTATGCTCGTACTAATGATTATGGCTTTATTGAAACGCCATGTCGTAAAGTGGTTGACGGACGAGTTACTGACGAAATTGAGTATTTATCAGCGATTGAAGAAGTTGATCAGTATATTGCGCAATCAACAGTAGCTGTTGATGAAAAGGGTAATATTACTGCTGATTTAGTACCATGTAGACATCAGAATGAGTTTTCATTAACTACCCCTGATAAAATTAACTATATGGATGTTTCACCTAAGCAGATTGTATCCGTAGCTGCCTCATTAATTCCTTTCCTTGAGCATGATGACGCGAACCGAGCTTTGATGGGTTCAAATATGCAGCGCCAGGCTGTACCGACTTTACGCTCTGAAAAACCGCTAGTTGGGACGGGTATGGAACGCACAGTAGCTTCTGATTCTGGTGTCTCCGTAGTTGCTAAGCGGGGTGGTATTATTGATTTAGTAGATGCCTCAAGAATCGTTGTTCGTGTTAATGATGAAGAGACGAGTGCTGGCGAAACTGGCGTAGACATCTATAATTTAACTAAGTACTTCCGTTCCAATCAGGACACTTGTATTAATCAGCGTCCAATTGTAGCGAAAGGAGATAAGATACGTCGTGGTGATGTATTGGCTGATGGCCCTTGTACAGATATGGGCGAATTGGCCTTAGGTCAAAACCTGCTTGTAGCCTTTATGCCTTGGAATGGTTATAACTTTGAGGATTCCATATTAATTTCAGAAAGAATTGTTCAAGAGGAGCGGTTTACAACTATCCATATCGAAGAGCTAACTTGTATAGCACGTGATACCAAATTAGGTACCGAAGAAATTACCGCGGATATCCCTAATGTTGGTGAATCGGCCTTAGCTAGCCTTGATGAATCTGGTGTTGTTTATATTGGCGCAGAAGTTAATGCCGGTGATATTTTAGTTGGTAAAGTAACACCAAAAGGTGAAACCCAGCTTACGCCAGAAGAAAAACTACTTCGTGCTATTTTCGGTGAAAAAGCGTCTGATGTAAAAGATTCTTCTCTACGAGTTCCTTCTGGTATGAATGGTACAGTAATAGATGTACAGGTATTTACGCGCGATGGTCTCGAAAAAGACGAGCGGGCGAAAAGTATTGAAGAAGAACACTTAGCACGTGTGCGTAAGGACTTAATCGATGAGCGACGTATTCGTGAAGAAGATATCTATCATAGGGTGTTTAATTTATTGCTAAATAAATCTGCCACAGGTGGCCCAAGCAATATTAAAGCAGGCACTAAAATCTCGGAAGATTACCTAAACTCAATTACTAGAGAGAAATGGTTTGATATTCGAGTTGACGATGATGCAATAAGCCAACAACTAGAGCAACTTTCTAAGCAGCTTGAATTGTTGAGCAAAGAAATGGAAAAACGCTTTAATGATAGTCGTAAAAAAATAGTTCAAGGTGATGATTTAGCACCAGGCGTCTTAAAGATTGTTAAAGTTTACCTTGCTGTTAAACGTCGTATTCAGCCAGGTGATAAAATGGCAGGACGGCATGGAAATAAAGGGGTAATTTCAATTGTGGTCCCTGTTGAAGATATGCCTTATATGGAAGATGGTACAGCTGTAGATATTGTATTAAATCCACTTGGCGTACCTTCTCGGATGAATATTGGACAGGTTTTAGAGACTCACTTAGGTCTCGCAGCAAAAGGATTAGGTAATCGAATTGCTAACTTAATTGACGAGGAGCGTCCTCTTAAAGAGATACGCAACTTTTTAGATGAGATTTATAACCATGATGGAATGCAGCGAGTGAATTTAGACTCTTTAAATGAAAGTCAATTAAAATTGCTGGCTGATAATCTAAGAAATGGTGTACCGATGGCAACGCCGGTATTTGATGGTGCTTCAGAAGCTGAAATTAAATCGATGTTAGAACTTGCTGGCCTACCAGCTGATGGTAAAACAACATTAATTGATGGGCGAACTGGTCGTAAATTTGATAACCCAGTAACGGTTGGTTACATGTACATGCTAAAGCTCAACCACTTAGTTGATGACAAAATGCATGCTCGTTCTACTGGATCTTACAGCCTTGTCACCCAGCAACCATTAGGTGGAAAAGCACAATTTGGTGGTCAGCGGTTTGGGGAAATGGAAGTTTGGGCGCTTGAAGCATATGGTGCTGCTTATACGTTACAAGAAATGTTAACAGTTAAATCAGACGATGTCGGAGGACGAACTAAGATCTATAAAAATATAGTTGATGGTGATCATCGTATGGATCCTGGAATGCCCGAATCCTTCAATGTGTTATTAAAAGAGATTCGAGCTCTAGGTATTGATATTGAATTAGACCATGACTAA
- the rplL gene encoding 50S ribosomal protein L7/L12, whose product MAVSKNEILDTISNMTVMEVVELIEAMEEKFNVSAAAAAVAVAGPAAASTAAAEEKTEFNVVMTSFGSNKVGVIKVIRTITGLGLKEAKDLVEGAPSTVKEGVSKDEAADIKKQLEEAGAAVEVK is encoded by the coding sequence ATGGCTGTTTCAAAAAATGAGATTCTTGACACTATCTCAAACATGACTGTTATGGAAGTGGTAGAGCTTATCGAAGCAATGGAAGAGAAATTTAATGTTTCTGCAGCTGCTGCAGCTGTTGCTGTCGCTGGTCCTGCTGCTGCTTCTACTGCTGCTGCAGAAGAAAAAACTGAATTTAACGTAGTTATGACAAGCTTTGGTTCTAACAAAGTAGGCGTAATTAAAGTTATTCGTACTATTACAGGTCTTGGCTTAAAAGAAGCTAAAGATTTAGTTGAAGGTGCTCCATCTACTGTTAAAGAAGGGGTATCAAAAGACGAAGCTGCTGATATCAAAAAACAACTCGAAGAAGCTGGCGCTGCTGTCGAAGTTAAGTAA
- the rpoC gene encoding DNA-directed RNA polymerase subunit beta', with amino-acid sequence MSDLLGILKQQGQSEEFDAIKIALASPDLIRSWSYGEVKKPETINYRTFKPERDGLFCAKTFGPIKDYECLCGKYKRLKHRGVICEKCGVELALAKVRRERMGHIELASPVAHIWFLKSLPSRIGLLLDMTLRDIERVLYFEAFVVVDPGMTELERRQLLNDEAYLEAMEEYGDEFDARMGAEAIRELLRQIDLEEEIKSLREELPLTNSETKVKKITKRLKLLEAFYESGNKPEWMIMDVLPVLPPDLRPLVPLDGGRFATSDLNDLYRRVINRNNRLKRLLDLNAPDIIVRNEKRMLQESVDALLDNGRRGRAITGTNKRPLKSLADMIKGKQGRFRQNLLGKRVDYSGRSVIVVGPTLRLHQCGLPKKMALELFKPFIFSKLEFRGLATTIKAAKKMVEREEPVVWDILEDVIREHPILLNRAPTLHRLGIQAFEPVLIEGKAIQLHPLVCTAYNADFDGDQMAVHIPLTLEAQLEARSLMMSTNNILSPASGEPIIVPSQDVVLGLYYLTRERVNAKGEGKFFASAQEAQNFYEAGLIDLHAKVKIRMPVEVEEEGGDEGEGEEGSGERRVKYELIETTVGRGILSDILPKGMSFDQINRPMTKKAISKVVDSCYRKFGLKETVIFADQLMYMGFKFATRAGASIGIEDMEIPEDKANIIEQADNEVREIESQYRSGLVTNGERYNKVIDIWSRTNEMVAKSMMTRIATEEVVDGEGKTIRQASFNPIFMMADSGARGSAAQIRQLAGMRGLMAAPDGSIIETPITANFREGLNVFQYFISTHGARKGLADTALKTANSGYLTRRLVDVAQDVVITEEDCGTDQGILMQPLIEGGDIVEPLHERVLGRVVAKDVYIPNQSEPIVTAGTLLDEELVEKLERYSVDQVLVRSPIECKTRFGLCAKCYGRDLARGHLVNTGEAVGIIAAQSIGEPGTQLTMRTFHIGGAASRATAANNIQIKNKGVIRLHNIKTVTHANGNLVAVSRSGEVSIVDDFGRERERYKLPYGAVLTVQDNTAVEAGQIIASWDPHTHPVISEVSGRLKFIDLIEGITMNRQTDEITGLSNIVVTDAKQRSALGRDMRPMVKLVSDDGEEIFLAGTNVPAQYYLPVDAIINFEDGSEVGVGDVIARIPQERSKTRDITGGLPRVADLFEARKPKDAAVMAEISGIVNFGKETKGKRRLIITESENKSHEELIPKWRHISVFEGEHVERGEIIAEGPLNPHDILRLLGVGALANYIVNEVQDVYRLQGVKINDKHIETIVRQMLRKRVITYAGDSKFLVGEQVEESVMLQENDKLAEANKELARGIPILLGITKASLATESFISAASFQETTRVLTEAAVSGKVDDLRGLKENVMVGRLIPAGTGYTYHQKRKAKRAKVAGNEHNTHTVTASDVEHALSEALNADNHDH; translated from the coding sequence ATGAGTGACTTACTAGGTATTCTTAAACAGCAAGGTCAAAGTGAAGAATTTGACGCAATTAAAATTGCACTGGCTTCGCCTGATTTAATACGTTCTTGGTCGTATGGTGAAGTAAAGAAACCAGAAACAATTAATTATCGGACTTTTAAACCAGAGCGAGATGGTTTATTTTGTGCAAAGACATTTGGACCTATTAAAGATTATGAGTGCTTATGTGGAAAATATAAGCGCTTAAAACACCGTGGTGTAATCTGTGAAAAATGTGGTGTTGAGCTTGCATTGGCAAAAGTACGACGTGAGCGTATGGGCCATATTGAATTAGCAAGCCCAGTAGCACATATATGGTTCTTAAAATCATTACCTTCTCGGATTGGTCTACTACTTGATATGACTTTAAGAGACATTGAGCGTGTTCTTTACTTTGAAGCGTTTGTTGTTGTTGATCCTGGCATGACAGAATTAGAACGTAGGCAATTGTTAAATGATGAAGCCTACTTAGAAGCCATGGAAGAGTACGGTGATGAATTTGACGCACGCATGGGTGCTGAAGCAATCCGTGAATTGCTTCGTCAAATTGATTTAGAAGAAGAAATTAAATCATTACGTGAAGAGCTACCATTAACTAATTCTGAAACTAAAGTTAAGAAAATTACTAAACGATTAAAGCTACTTGAGGCTTTTTATGAATCGGGTAATAAACCAGAGTGGATGATTATGGATGTCTTACCGGTTTTACCACCGGATTTACGTCCATTAGTACCGCTCGATGGTGGTCGTTTTGCAACATCTGACTTAAATGATTTATATCGTCGAGTTATTAACCGTAATAATCGTTTAAAACGCTTATTAGACCTTAATGCGCCTGATATCATTGTCCGCAATGAAAAACGTATGTTACAAGAATCTGTAGACGCTCTACTTGATAATGGTCGTCGTGGTCGTGCTATTACTGGTACCAATAAACGACCTTTAAAATCGTTAGCAGATATGATTAAAGGAAAGCAAGGTCGTTTCCGCCAAAATCTGTTAGGTAAGCGTGTTGATTATTCCGGTCGTTCAGTTATCGTTGTTGGACCTACTTTACGTCTACATCAATGCGGTTTGCCAAAGAAAATGGCTTTAGAGCTCTTTAAACCGTTTATTTTTAGTAAGCTCGAATTTAGAGGCTTAGCTACTACCATTAAAGCAGCTAAAAAAATGGTAGAAAGAGAAGAACCTGTTGTTTGGGATATTCTGGAAGACGTTATTCGAGAGCATCCAATCTTATTAAACCGGGCACCAACTTTACACCGCTTAGGTATTCAAGCGTTTGAGCCTGTACTAATTGAAGGAAAAGCTATTCAGCTGCATCCGCTAGTTTGTACAGCTTATAATGCTGACTTCGACGGTGACCAGATGGCTGTGCATATTCCACTTACTCTAGAAGCACAGCTAGAAGCTCGTTCTTTAATGATGTCGACTAACAATATATTATCACCAGCTAGCGGTGAGCCAATTATTGTACCTAGTCAGGACGTTGTTTTAGGTCTCTACTATTTAACTCGCGAGCGTGTTAATGCGAAAGGCGAAGGTAAATTCTTTGCTAGTGCGCAAGAAGCACAGAATTTCTATGAAGCTGGCCTCATTGATTTACATGCAAAAGTTAAAATTCGCATGCCTGTAGAAGTAGAAGAAGAAGGTGGCGATGAGGGTGAGGGCGAAGAAGGAAGTGGTGAACGTCGAGTTAAATATGAACTTATCGAAACAACTGTAGGCCGAGGCATTTTATCAGATATTTTGCCAAAAGGTATGTCATTTGATCAAATTAATCGTCCTATGACCAAAAAGGCAATATCAAAAGTAGTTGATAGTTGTTATCGCAAATTTGGCTTAAAAGAAACAGTTATTTTTGCTGACCAACTGATGTATATGGGCTTTAAATTTGCAACCCGAGCCGGGGCATCTATTGGTATTGAAGATATGGAAATACCAGAAGATAAAGCCAATATTATCGAGCAAGCAGATAATGAAGTACGTGAAATCGAGTCCCAATATCGCTCAGGTTTGGTAACAAACGGGGAGCGTTACAATAAAGTTATCGATATATGGTCGCGTACAAATGAAATGGTTGCCAAATCGATGATGACTCGCATTGCAACAGAAGAAGTAGTTGATGGTGAAGGGAAAACCATAAGACAAGCTTCATTTAATCCAATCTTTATGATGGCTGACTCAGGTGCGCGGGGTTCTGCAGCACAGATTCGACAGCTAGCAGGTATGCGTGGATTAATGGCTGCGCCCGACGGTTCAATCATTGAGACTCCTATTACTGCGAATTTCCGAGAAGGTCTAAATGTCTTCCAATACTTTATTTCGACCCACGGTGCTCGTAAAGGTCTAGCGGATACAGCATTAAAGACTGCGAACTCAGGTTACTTAACTCGGCGCTTAGTTGATGTGGCGCAAGACGTAGTAATTACTGAAGAAGATTGCGGTACAGATCAGGGCATCCTTATGCAGCCGCTAATTGAAGGCGGGGATATTGTTGAGCCTTTACATGAGCGCGTTCTAGGTCGTGTTGTTGCTAAAGATGTTTACATTCCAAATCAAAGTGAGCCTATTGTAACAGCCGGCACTCTTTTAGATGAAGAGTTAGTTGAAAAACTTGAACGTTACAGTGTTGATCAGGTACTTGTTCGCTCACCAATAGAATGTAAAACACGTTTTGGACTTTGTGCTAAATGCTATGGTCGTGATCTAGCTAGAGGACACTTAGTTAATACTGGTGAAGCAGTAGGTATTATTGCGGCACAGTCAATTGGGGAACCTGGTACTCAGTTAACCATGAGAACCTTCCACATTGGGGGAGCGGCCTCAAGAGCAACTGCAGCTAACAATATTCAAATTAAAAATAAAGGTGTTATTCGTTTACATAATATTAAAACTGTAACACATGCTAATGGTAATCTTGTTGCTGTATCTCGCTCAGGTGAAGTGTCTATCGTTGACGATTTTGGCCGAGAGAGAGAGCGCTACAAGCTGCCTTACGGAGCGGTATTGACTGTACAAGATAATACAGCTGTTGAAGCAGGCCAGATTATTGCAAGCTGGGATCCACATACCCACCCTGTTATCTCTGAAGTTAGTGGACGATTGAAATTTATTGACCTTATTGAAGGTATAACAATGAATCGTCAAACTGACGAAATTACAGGATTAAGCAACATCGTAGTAACGGATGCTAAACAACGAAGTGCCTTAGGCCGAGATATGCGTCCAATGGTGAAGTTAGTATCTGATGACGGTGAAGAAATTTTCTTGGCAGGTACGAATGTACCGGCTCAATATTATTTGCCAGTAGATGCAATCATTAACTTTGAGGATGGTAGTGAGGTAGGTGTAGGGGACGTTATTGCCCGTATACCACAAGAACGCTCTAAGACTCGTGATATCACAGGGGGCTTACCTCGAGTAGCTGACTTGTTTGAAGCACGTAAACCTAAAGATGCTGCTGTAATGGCTGAAATTTCAGGAATAGTGAATTTTGGTAAGGAAACAAAAGGTAAGCGTCGCCTAATTATTACTGAGTCAGAGAATAAATCACATGAAGAGCTCATACCTAAGTGGCGTCATATATCAGTATTTGAGGGTGAACATGTTGAGCGTGGTGAGATTATAGCTGAAGGCCCATTAAATCCACATGATATCTTACGACTATTGGGTGTAGGCGCATTAGCAAATTATATTGTTAATGAAGTGCAGGACGTATATCGGTTACAAGGTGTAAAAATTAATGATAAGCATATTGAAACGATCGTTCGACAAATGCTGCGTAAACGTGTAATTACCTACGCTGGTGACTCCAAATTCCTGGTTGGTGAACAGGTAGAAGAAAGTGTGATGTTGCAAGAAAATGATAAACTTGCAGAAGCAAACAAGGAGCTAGCAAGAGGAATACCAATATTGTTAGGTATTACAAAAGCTTCTTTAGCAACAGAATCCTTTATCTCTGCTGCATCCTTCCAAGAAACAACTCGCGTATTAACTGAAGCAGCAGTGAGTGGAAAGGTGGATGATTTACGTGGGTTAAAAGAAAATGTTATGGTTGGTCGTCTAATTCCGGCAGGAACTGGATATACCTATCATCAAAAACGAAAAGCAAAACGTGCAAAAGTGGCAGGAAATGAGCATAATACGCATACAGTGACTGCAAGTGACGTGGAACATGCACTTAGCGAAGCATTGAATGCTGATAATCATGATCATTAA